From the genome of Pukyongia salina, one region includes:
- a CDS encoding branched-chain amino acid aminotransferase, producing MEQISIKKTTNSKLASLDFNSIPLGRTFTDHMFICDYKDGKWQQARIEPLSDIPTHPAAMALHYGQAIFEGMKATLDSDGKPLIFRPDKNAERLNFSARRMGMPEFPEELFVEGLKAFVDMERNWIPPMEGSALYLRPFMYADEPFIGMRAATSFKFMIIASPSGPLFSKPIKLWAEKKFIRAVEGGTGEAKAAGNYAAAIRPTEIAKAKGYDQVLWLDAIEHKYIQEVGTMNIFFKINGAFITPSLDGAILNGITRLSVIELLKFKGYEVTERPITIDEILEAEKNGTLEEAFGTGTAVGIAYIEAIGSEDQVIHISDEHPVGQDVNETLNKIKTGKIEDPFGWMVKID from the coding sequence ATGGAACAAATCAGTATTAAAAAAACAACTAATTCTAAACTAGCGTCATTGGATTTTAATTCGATTCCGCTAGGAAGAACCTTTACCGATCATATGTTTATTTGTGATTATAAGGATGGAAAATGGCAGCAGGCCCGAATAGAGCCACTCTCCGATATTCCTACTCACCCTGCGGCGATGGCCTTGCACTATGGGCAAGCCATTTTTGAAGGAATGAAGGCAACGCTGGATAGTGACGGGAAGCCATTAATTTTTCGACCCGATAAGAACGCAGAACGATTAAATTTTAGCGCACGACGAATGGGTATGCCCGAATTTCCCGAAGAGTTATTCGTGGAAGGATTGAAGGCATTTGTCGATATGGAGCGTAACTGGATTCCTCCAATGGAGGGCAGTGCATTGTACTTAAGGCCGTTTATGTATGCCGATGAACCCTTTATTGGAATGCGCGCAGCTACCAGTTTTAAATTTATGATCATTGCTTCACCCTCGGGGCCACTTTTCAGTAAACCCATAAAATTATGGGCCGAAAAGAAATTTATCCGTGCGGTGGAAGGAGGAACCGGAGAAGCGAAAGCAGCAGGAAATTACGCTGCGGCAATCCGGCCTACAGAAATAGCGAAAGCCAAAGGGTATGACCAGGTGCTGTGGCTGGACGCCATTGAGCATAAGTATATTCAGGAAGTGGGCACTATGAATATCTTCTTTAAGATCAACGGTGCGTTTATTACTCCTAGTCTTGATGGCGCGATATTAAATGGAATTACTCGCTTAAGCGTGATCGAACTTTTAAAATTTAAAGGCTACGAGGTAACTGAAAGGCCGATCACCATTGATGAGATATTAGAAGCAGAAAAGAATGGGACCCTTGAAGAGGCCTTCGGAACAGGAACCGCTGTGGGGATCGCATATATTGAAGCTATAGGTAGTGAGGACCAAGTGATCCATATTTCCGATGAGCATCCGGTTGGACAGGATGTAAACGAAACGTTGAATAAAATAAAAACAGGAAAGATAGAAGATCCGTTTGGGTGGATGGTAAAGATCGATTAA
- a CDS encoding dihydrolipoamide acetyltransferase family protein → MSNFEFKMPKMGESITQAAIIKWFKGVGDTIEFDEILLEVATDKVDSEVPSTVSGEIVELLYQPNDVVEIGEVIAIIKTDGEVPKTTSEDKKSTETEKTTGTPKSQPKRKSKAVPATNFKVNENVFVSPLIDSIARAHHVSYEELARIPGTGKDGRLRKSDIMNYLAEGRPFQFAQPVVESPGFKVPDLQFDKGAGKVIEMDRMRQMIADHMVFSKHTSPHVTAYVEADLTDMVNWRNEVKEKFQNKYKEKLTFTPLFIECIAKAIKAYPMINSSLDGKNIIVKEDINIGMATALPSGNLIVPVVRNADKLDLPALAASTNELVAKARDGKLSADDTRGSTFTISNVGTFGSLMGTPIINQPEAAILATGIIKKRAEVMEGRNGDTIEIRQMMYLSLSFDHRIVDGYLAGSFLRRIADEMEQFNLKRKI, encoded by the coding sequence ATGAGCAATTTTGAATTTAAAATGCCCAAAATGGGTGAAAGTATTACACAGGCTGCCATAATCAAATGGTTCAAGGGCGTGGGGGATACTATTGAATTTGATGAGATATTGCTGGAAGTTGCGACGGATAAGGTTGATTCGGAAGTTCCTTCGACTGTTTCGGGAGAAATAGTTGAATTGCTTTACCAGCCTAATGATGTGGTGGAGATAGGGGAGGTGATCGCCATTATTAAAACCGATGGGGAAGTTCCTAAAACAACTTCAGAAGATAAAAAATCAACGGAAACCGAAAAAACTACCGGCACTCCAAAATCTCAACCTAAAAGAAAATCCAAAGCAGTACCGGCAACCAATTTTAAGGTGAATGAGAATGTGTTTGTGAGTCCGTTGATAGACAGTATCGCAAGAGCACATCATGTTAGTTACGAAGAACTTGCCAGGATACCCGGGACGGGAAAAGATGGCCGGCTTCGGAAAAGTGATATTATGAATTATCTGGCTGAAGGCAGGCCATTCCAATTTGCTCAACCGGTTGTGGAGAGTCCAGGGTTTAAAGTGCCCGATCTTCAGTTTGATAAGGGTGCAGGGAAGGTGATCGAAATGGATCGTATGCGCCAGATGATAGCAGACCACATGGTGTTTAGTAAACATACCTCTCCTCATGTGACTGCCTACGTGGAAGCAGACCTTACCGATATGGTGAACTGGCGAAACGAGGTTAAAGAGAAATTTCAGAATAAATACAAAGAGAAATTAACTTTTACACCGCTATTTATAGAATGTATTGCTAAAGCAATTAAAGCTTACCCTATGATAAATTCTTCTCTGGATGGGAAGAATATTATTGTAAAAGAAGACATTAATATAGGTATGGCCACAGCCTTACCTTCCGGGAATTTGATCGTTCCTGTAGTTCGTAATGCCGATAAACTCGACCTCCCGGCACTGGCAGCAAGTACTAATGAGTTAGTTGCCAAGGCAAGGGACGGGAAGTTGTCTGCAGACGATACCCGAGGAAGTACTTTTACTATCAGTAATGTAGGCACCTTCGGGAGTTTGATGGGAACACCCATAATCAATCAGCCAGAAGCAGCTATCCTGGCGACAGGAATCATAAAAAAACGAGCCGAAGTAATGGAGGGTAGGAATGGTGATACGATCGAAATTAGACAGATGATGTACCTGTCATTGTCTTTCGATCATCGCATAGTTGATGGCTACCTGGCAGGATCTTTCTTAAGAAGGATCGCAGACGAAATGGAACAGTTTAACTTAAAACGAAAAATTTAA